A single region of the Candidatus Methylomirabilota bacterium genome encodes:
- a CDS encoding BadF/BadG/BcrA/BcrD ATPase family protein codes for MTRNWTVGVDAGGTWLRVLAVDGRGRRRVMRRPASRDLRAALGAIWRRWRLGRARVAHLVVATRGVWTASERRAAVASLRSLARRVTVLSDAEAAHLGALGGRPGLLVLAGTGSIVLGRGARGRWVRAGGLGPLLGDGGSAFAIGRDWLAAVYPARARRLAQAPNAVALVAALAPRVLKLARRGRGPARLAVTQGAFALALAMRAAAREARLSSPISVSWAGSLLEDRAYRSQVWRMARGLGLAIAPIAPRKSALETAARLARSR; via the coding sequence ATGACGCGCAATTGGACGGTGGGCGTCGACGCGGGCGGCACCTGGCTGCGTGTGCTCGCCGTCGACGGGCGGGGGCGGCGGCGGGTCATGCGGAGGCCCGCGTCCCGGGATCTGCGAGCCGCGCTCGGCGCGATCTGGCGGCGCTGGCGGCTCGGGCGCGCCCGGGTGGCGCACCTGGTCGTGGCCACGCGCGGGGTCTGGACGGCCTCAGAGCGCCGCGCCGCGGTCGCGAGCCTGCGCTCACTCGCGCGACGGGTGACCGTCCTCTCCGATGCCGAGGCCGCGCACCTCGGGGCCCTCGGCGGTCGCCCGGGACTGCTCGTGCTCGCGGGCACGGGCTCGATCGTGCTCGGCCGCGGCGCGCGCGGCCGCTGGGTCCGCGCGGGCGGGCTCGGCCCGCTGTTGGGCGACGGCGGCTCCGCCTTCGCGATCGGCCGCGACTGGCTCGCCGCGGTTTATCCGGCGCGCGCGCGCCGGCTCGCGCAGGCTCCCAATGCCGTTGCGCTGGTCGCCGCGCTCGCCCCGCGGGTGCTGAAGCTTGCCCGCCGCGGACGGGGCCCCGCGCGTCTCGCGGTGACCCAGGGCGCCTTCGCTCTGGCGCTGGCCATGCGCGCTGCCGCCCGAGAAGCGCGCCTGTCTTCGCCGATCAGCGTCAGCTGGGCGGGCAGCCTCCTCGAAGACCGCGCCTACCGGTCGCAGGTCTGGCGTATGGCGCGCGGCCTCGGGCTCGCGATCGCGCCCATCGCGCCGCGCAAGAGCGCGCTCGAAACCGCAGCCCGCCTCGCCCGCTCACGCTGA
- a CDS encoding APC family permease, with protein sequence MRAAARQRLSFLPLLAVVFFNVSGGPYGVEDAVSVFGPGLTLLLLALTPLLVSTPVALAMAEMASALPEEGGYVAWVRRAFGPFWSFQVGWWSWLNSFVDVAVYPALFADYLRFWRPEMTAVERWLLALGFVWLLTAVNLSGVRVTGWGAVALSAGALAPIVVLAAAAASHAGHAPWSPFAAPGQGLWSGLGVGIAVMMWNYSGWDTPSTVLGEIRQPGSSYRRALWWALPLIALAYIVPVAAGLAATGDWQRWQTGHWPVVAAQVGGPWLAGAVVAGAVTATAGLFLSLVLTNSRLPYVLARKGQLPRWLAATHPRTGVPWAAVLLSSAVYSVCALWSFKELIVLNVWLYSLTLLLELAAFVALRLREPALPRPWRVGGGAAGLWLTAALPSAAALLAMATAGWKNTAAGILAAFTGPVAWALWRRGSRR encoded by the coding sequence GTGAGGGCTGCCGCGCGCCAGCGCCTGTCCTTTCTCCCGCTGCTGGCCGTCGTCTTCTTCAACGTCAGCGGCGGCCCCTACGGCGTCGAGGACGCGGTATCCGTCTTCGGCCCCGGGCTCACGCTCCTGCTCCTGGCGCTCACGCCGCTCCTCGTCAGCACGCCCGTCGCACTCGCCATGGCGGAGATGGCCTCCGCGCTGCCCGAGGAAGGCGGCTACGTCGCCTGGGTGCGGCGCGCGTTCGGCCCCTTCTGGAGCTTCCAGGTCGGCTGGTGGAGCTGGCTCAACAGCTTCGTGGACGTGGCCGTGTACCCCGCGCTCTTCGCCGACTACCTGCGCTTCTGGCGCCCCGAGATGACGGCCGTCGAGCGCTGGCTGCTGGCGCTCGGCTTCGTCTGGCTGCTCACGGCCGTGAACCTCTCCGGCGTGCGCGTGACCGGCTGGGGTGCCGTGGCCCTCTCGGCCGGCGCGCTCGCGCCCATCGTCGTCCTTGCCGCCGCCGCGGCCTCACATGCCGGGCACGCGCCCTGGTCGCCCTTCGCCGCGCCGGGGCAGGGGCTCTGGAGCGGGCTCGGCGTCGGGATCGCGGTCATGATGTGGAACTACTCCGGGTGGGACACGCCGAGCACGGTGCTGGGCGAGATCCGCCAGCCGGGGTCGTCGTACCGTCGCGCGCTCTGGTGGGCGCTCCCGCTCATCGCGCTCGCCTACATCGTCCCGGTGGCCGCGGGACTGGCCGCGACCGGAGACTGGCAACGCTGGCAAACCGGCCACTGGCCGGTCGTCGCCGCCCAGGTCGGCGGGCCCTGGCTCGCGGGCGCGGTCGTGGCGGGCGCGGTCACGGCCACGGCCGGGCTCTTTCTTTCGCTCGTGCTGACCAACTCGCGGCTGCCCTACGTGCTGGCGCGGAAAGGCCAGCTGCCTCGCTGGCTGGCGGCCACGCATCCGAGGACCGGCGTGCCCTGGGCCGCGGTGCTCCTGTCGAGCGCCGTCTACAGCGTCTGCGCGCTCTGGTCCTTCAAAGAGCTCATCGTGCTGAACGTCTGGCTCTACTCGCTCACGCTCCTGCTCGAGCTCGCCGCTTTCGTCGCGCTGCGCCTGCGGGAGCCCGCGCTGCCGCGCCCGTGGCGCGTGGGCGGCGGCGCCGCGGGCCTCTGGCTGACGGCGGCGCTGCCGTCGGCGGCGGCGCTCCTGGCGATGGCGACGGCGGGCTGGAAGAACACCGCGGCCGGAATCCTCGCCGCCTTCACGGGCCCAGTTGCCTGGGCCCTCTGGCGGCGAGGAAGCCGCCGATGA
- a CDS encoding amidohydrolase family protein, whose product MRLIVALAALVLSAGSPAAGADALLFDGHIHYSRPDWSVYTPDQIVAILDKAGIARALVSSTPDDGTLKLYERDPKRVVPILRPYHTRDDMSTWWRDPSTIPYLEQRLAKGVHKGIGEFHLSGKDIHTPVLKRITEIAVQRTLYLHAHSDPAAVVELFAIEPKSKIIWAHAGMSSGAPAVGALMDKHANLWADLSYRYGDVAPGGTLDPAWRALLIRHADRFMLGSDTWTTSRWEQVVDMAAEARRFLQQLPPDVADKIASKNLEKLFP is encoded by the coding sequence ATGCGACTGATCGTTGCACTCGCGGCCCTCGTCCTCTCGGCCGGCAGCCCGGCGGCGGGCGCTGACGCGCTGCTCTTCGACGGGCACATCCACTACAGCAGGCCCGACTGGAGCGTCTACACCCCCGACCAGATCGTCGCCATCCTCGACAAGGCTGGGATCGCACGCGCTCTCGTGTCGAGTACGCCGGACGACGGCACGCTGAAGCTCTACGAGCGCGATCCCAAGCGGGTGGTCCCGATCCTCCGCCCCTACCACACGCGCGACGACATGAGCACGTGGTGGCGCGACCCGTCCACCATCCCCTACCTCGAGCAGCGGCTGGCCAAGGGAGTCCACAAGGGCATCGGCGAGTTCCACCTCAGCGGCAAGGACATCCACACGCCCGTGCTCAAGCGGATCACCGAGATCGCCGTCCAGCGCACCCTGTACCTCCATGCGCATTCCGACCCCGCCGCCGTGGTCGAGCTCTTCGCCATCGAGCCCAAGTCGAAGATCATCTGGGCGCACGCCGGCATGTCTTCGGGTGCTCCGGCCGTGGGCGCGCTGATGGACAAGCACGCAAACCTCTGGGCCGACCTGTCCTACCGCTACGGGGACGTTGCGCCGGGCGGCACCCTCGACCCGGCGTGGCGCGCGCTCCTGATCCGCCACGCCGACCGCTTCATGCTCGGCAGCGACACCTGGACGACATCCAGGTGGGAACAGGTGGTTGATATGGCGGCAGAGGCGCGCCGGTTCCTCCAGCAGCTGCCGCCCGACGTCGCCGACAAGATCGCCTCCAAGAACCTCGAGAAGCTGTTCCCCTAG
- a CDS encoding DUF3800 domain-containing protein — protein sequence MPLEIDTRDRGQVLYLCPDSEKVPPRRKDPKGVGRKARRGGHFLGPPACRPCTSISTSRGTSPYKPSGSRYYVFTAAWTYDPAPLGGALTVLRFALLKQGHDLHRFHATEVKQVNRDTVVAALARHETWRFATVVIEKAKVYPDLRVPHRFYPEFASSVLKHVFRRHLAPGTDTVLVFTDTLPMHVRREAAEKAIKTACRHELPKATRFEPYHHPSASNPWLQVADYYSWAVFKKWEQGDTRTYDLLSHRLADPELDALRHGLILHY from the coding sequence TTGCCGCTTGAAATTGACACGCGGGACAGGGGGCAGGTACTCTACCTGTGTCCTGACAGCGAAAAGGTACCTCCCCGCCGAAAGGACCCCAAGGGGGTCGGCCGCAAGGCTAGGCGGGGAGGTCATTTTTTAGGACCTCCCGCATGCCGACCCTGCACGTCCATCTCGACGAGTCGGGGAACCTCACCTTACAAGCCCTCCGGCAGCCGGTACTACGTCTTCACGGCCGCCTGGACCTACGATCCCGCCCCGCTGGGCGGCGCGCTCACAGTCCTCCGCTTCGCCCTGCTGAAGCAGGGGCACGACCTCCACCGCTTCCACGCGACCGAGGTCAAGCAAGTGAACCGGGACACGGTGGTGGCCGCCCTCGCGCGCCACGAGACCTGGCGGTTCGCCACCGTGGTGATCGAGAAGGCCAAGGTGTACCCCGACCTGCGGGTGCCCCACCGTTTCTACCCGGAGTTCGCGTCGAGCGTGCTCAAACACGTCTTCCGCCGCCACCTCGCGCCCGGCACCGACACGGTGCTGGTCTTCACCGACACCCTGCCGATGCACGTGCGGCGCGAGGCGGCCGAGAAGGCGATCAAGACGGCCTGTCGGCACGAGTTGCCCAAGGCCACGCGGTTCGAGCCCTACCACCACCCGAGCGCGAGCAACCCGTGGCTGCAGGTCGCCGACTACTACTCCTGGGCGGTCTTCAAGAAGTGGGAGCAGGGCGACACGCGCACCTACGACCTCCTCAGCCATCGACTTGCCGATCCGGAACTCGACGCGCTCCGGCACGGCCTAATCCTCCACTACTGA
- a CDS encoding ribbon-helix-helix protein, CopG family, with amino-acid sequence MKTLTVRLPEALVAEIEAECRDRKLPKSDVVRERLSLAAGSRRRRPAPLDAIADLVGSVDGLPADLSARRKRYLKTTGYGQKRPR; translated from the coding sequence ATGAAGACCCTGACCGTACGCCTGCCTGAGGCGCTCGTTGCCGAGATCGAGGCCGAGTGCCGCGACCGCAAGCTGCCGAAGTCCGATGTCGTCCGCGAGCGCCTGAGCCTGGCCGCTGGATCTCGACGCCGTCGGCCAGCACCGCTCGACGCCATCGCCGATCTCGTCGGCTCGGTGGATGGGTTGCCCGCCGACCTGAGTGCGCGAAGGAAGCGGTACCTGAAGACGACCGGCTATGGCCAGAAGCGTCCTCGTTGA
- a CDS encoding PIN domain-containing protein: MARSVLVDAGFLIALLSRRDGNHRWAATQPPLFPPPWRTCEAVLSETFHLLGARGGSRLAVLLRRRVVVAAFDLGQNLERVLKLMEKYADLPMSLADAYLVRMTEALADAVLLTTDTDFRIYRRHSRLAIPCVMPN, encoded by the coding sequence ATGGCCAGAAGCGTCCTCGTTGACGCTGGCTTTCTGATCGCTCTGCTGAGCCGCCGTGACGGCAACCACCGCTGGGCGGCCACCCAGCCACCGCTCTTCCCGCCGCCCTGGAGGACGTGCGAGGCGGTGCTGTCCGAGACCTTCCATCTTCTGGGAGCCCGCGGCGGCTCCCGACTGGCCGTGCTTCTTCGCCGGCGCGTCGTAGTCGCCGCCTTCGATCTAGGGCAGAACCTTGAGCGCGTCCTGAAGCTCATGGAAAAGTATGCCGACCTGCCGATGAGCCTCGCCGATGCGTACCTCGTGCGCATGACCGAAGCGCTGGCTGACGCCGTCCTTCTCACCACAGATACCGACTTCCGTATCTACCGCCGCCACAGCCGCCTTGCTATTCCCTGTGTGATGCCGAATTGA
- a CDS encoding Ldh family oxidoreductase, with translation MPTIDPIRLESTATRIFEGLGAPPDDAAWIAHLLVLANLRGHDSHGVIRIPQYAQAVKAGGIDPTSPVTVVAETPVTARLDGGRGFGQVVARRGIELAIAKAKAAGLAAVGLSRTTHVGRLADYAEMAAAQGLVGMLWVNAVHGLNVAPWGGAARRLGTNPHAIGIPGEGGPAMVLDFATSVVAEGKMRVKKNRKQQAPPGWFIDAEGRSATDPEIFYGDPVGSLLTAGEHKGYGLSLAVEILGGILSGTGPAGPGPGLFANGTLMICLDVERFVPLPEFHKQVAGLFDFVKSAPLAQGSKEILIPGEPEARLEAGRRRDGVPVEDETWNQIEQVAAELGVG, from the coding sequence ATGCCAACTATAGACCCGATCCGCCTCGAGAGCACCGCGACCCGCATCTTCGAAGGACTCGGCGCGCCCCCCGACGACGCCGCGTGGATCGCTCACCTTCTCGTCCTCGCCAACCTCCGCGGTCACGACTCCCACGGCGTCATCCGCATCCCGCAGTACGCCCAGGCCGTGAAGGCAGGCGGGATCGATCCGACGTCGCCGGTAACCGTCGTTGCCGAGACGCCGGTGACCGCCCGCCTCGACGGCGGCCGCGGCTTCGGCCAGGTCGTCGCGCGGCGCGGGATCGAGCTGGCCATCGCGAAGGCCAAGGCCGCCGGACTCGCCGCCGTCGGGCTCTCGCGCACGACCCATGTCGGGCGCCTCGCCGACTACGCCGAGATGGCCGCCGCGCAGGGACTGGTCGGCATGCTCTGGGTCAACGCCGTCCACGGGCTCAACGTGGCGCCGTGGGGCGGCGCCGCGCGGCGGCTCGGCACCAACCCGCACGCCATCGGCATCCCGGGCGAGGGCGGGCCCGCGATGGTGCTGGATTTCGCCACGAGCGTGGTCGCCGAGGGCAAGATGCGCGTGAAGAAGAACCGCAAGCAGCAGGCGCCGCCGGGCTGGTTCATCGACGCCGAGGGACGCTCCGCGACGGATCCCGAGATCTTCTACGGCGATCCGGTCGGGTCGCTGCTGACGGCCGGCGAGCACAAGGGCTACGGGCTCTCGCTCGCCGTCGAGATCCTGGGCGGCATCCTCTCGGGCACGGGCCCGGCCGGCCCCGGCCCCGGCCTCTTCGCCAACGGCACCCTCATGATCTGCCTTGATGTGGAGCGCTTCGTGCCGCTGCCCGAGTTCCACAAGCAGGTCGCCGGATTGTTCGATTTCGTCAAGTCGGCGCCGCTCGCGCAGGGCTCGAAGGAGATCCTGATCCCGGGCGAGCCCGAGGCGCGGCTCGAGGCCGGACGCCGCCGCGACGGCGTCCCCGTCGAGGACGAGACCTGGAACCAGATCGAGCAGGTCGCCGCGGAGCTCGGGGTCGGCTAG
- a CDS encoding response regulator — MNSRRDLTQLPAQEVKTPRVEPAIVSEVVPQRAETILLVEDALRVRAVIREILEMNGYNVLEARHGVEALEISERHRGPIHLMVTDVGMPQMGGRELAQRLQPVRPDMKVLYMSGSTVDAIVRHGVLGAGMAFLSKPFTSDALALKVREVLDTPPRSVDPTAPLASPPANSNGPVPEAAVNAAAGPVPVVQRAEDVGTTRPSRV, encoded by the coding sequence ATGAACAGCCGCCGTGACCTCACCCAGTTGCCCGCCCAAGAGGTGAAGACTCCGCGAGTCGAGCCTGCCATCGTATCCGAGGTGGTGCCTCAGCGCGCCGAGACCATCCTCCTCGTCGAGGACGCGCTCCGCGTCCGCGCGGTGATCCGCGAGATCCTGGAGATGAACGGCTACAACGTCCTCGAGGCGCGCCACGGCGTCGAGGCCCTCGAGATCAGCGAGCGCCACCGGGGCCCCATCCACCTCATGGTCACCGACGTCGGGATGCCGCAGATGGGCGGCCGCGAGCTCGCCCAGCGGCTCCAGCCCGTTCGCCCGGACATGAAGGTGCTGTACATGTCCGGCTCCACCGTCGACGCCATCGTGCGCCACGGCGTGCTGGGCGCGGGCATGGCCTTCCTCTCCAAGCCCTTCACGTCGGACGCGCTGGCGCTCAAGGTCCGCGAGGTCCTCGATACGCCGCCGCGGAGCGTCGATCCGACCGCGCCGCTCGCGAGCCCGCCGGCCAACAGCAACGGGCCCGTCCCCGAGGCGGCCGTCAACGCGGCCGCCGGGCCGGTGCCGGTAGTCCAGCGCGCGGAGGACGTGGGCACCACCCGGCCCTCGCGCGTGTAG
- a CDS encoding cobalamin B12-binding domain-containing protein, which translates to MSGRPIRVLIAKVGLDGHDRGAKIVARCLRDAGMEVIYTGLHRTPEEVVAAAVQEDVDVLGISLLSGAHMTLVPRIVELMRQAGADDVRLVVGGVVPDEDVPALRAMGVADVILQDTPPDEVVARVRGLAASQPAG; encoded by the coding sequence ATGTCCGGCAGACCCATTCGCGTATTGATCGCAAAGGTCGGGCTCGACGGCCATGACCGCGGGGCCAAGATCGTCGCGCGCTGTCTGCGGGACGCCGGCATGGAAGTGATCTACACCGGCCTCCACCGGACGCCCGAGGAGGTCGTGGCCGCCGCGGTCCAGGAAGACGTGGACGTCCTCGGCATCAGCCTGCTCTCGGGCGCCCACATGACCCTCGTCCCCAGGATCGTCGAGCTGATGCGCCAGGCCGGCGCCGACGACGTCCGGCTCGTGGTCGGCGGCGTCGTCCCCGACGAGGACGTGCCGGCGCTCCGCGCCATGGGCGTGGCCGACGTCATCCTCCAGGACACGCCGCCCGACGAGGTTGTCGCGCGAGTCCGCGGGCTCGCGGCCTCCCAGCCGGCCGGCTGA
- a CDS encoding AMP-binding protein: MRALDLEALRHARGIDLAVWPPRYDSGYAPRPDEPCWLPEIECAPAAARDELILAKLRQQVAYAWERCPFYRRTWQEAGVSPASLKSLEDLRRFPVVQKAELHLAQAAHPPFGDYLGIEAADVARIHGTSGTTGRPTVFGIGRDDWARVAEAHARILWAAGIRPDDRVLICSFFSLYMGSWGALAGVERLGATAFPFGAGAAGQTLAAVGWARDLRPSAFYGTPSYALHFAETARREGIDPRSLGFRILFFSGEPGAGIPATRRLIEDTFGGICVDMGSMAEMTPWMTNSECRHRTGMHLWQDVVYTQVCDPETYEPVPYGEEGTPVYTHLERTSQPMIRLVSGDRTRWTDAPCPCGRTYPRLPDGLYGRFDDMIVVRGENVYPSAIEDTLRAIDGFGGEFQVIVSRHEAMDELLVRAEAAADFGDTAGGDTAGGDTAGGDTARLDALRALMRERLRVRLGVHPVVELVPHGTLPRTEFKARRVIDDRDLYREAPEKREA; the protein is encoded by the coding sequence ATGCGCGCTCTCGACCTAGAAGCCCTCCGGCACGCGCGCGGCATCGACCTCGCGGTCTGGCCGCCCCGCTACGATTCCGGGTATGCGCCGCGGCCCGACGAGCCGTGCTGGCTTCCCGAGATCGAGTGCGCCCCTGCCGCCGCCCGCGACGAGCTGATCCTCGCCAAGCTCAGGCAGCAGGTCGCGTACGCGTGGGAGCGCTGCCCGTTCTACCGGCGCACGTGGCAGGAGGCCGGCGTGTCGCCCGCGAGCCTCAAGAGTCTCGAGGACTTGAGGCGCTTCCCCGTGGTCCAGAAGGCGGAGCTTCACCTAGCCCAGGCCGCGCACCCGCCCTTCGGCGACTACCTCGGCATCGAGGCGGCTGACGTCGCGCGCATTCACGGCACGAGCGGCACCACGGGGCGGCCCACCGTCTTCGGCATCGGCCGGGATGACTGGGCGCGCGTTGCGGAGGCGCATGCCCGCATCCTGTGGGCGGCCGGCATCCGCCCCGATGATCGCGTGCTGATCTGCTCCTTCTTCAGCCTGTACATGGGCTCGTGGGGAGCGCTCGCGGGCGTGGAACGGCTCGGCGCGACGGCCTTCCCATTCGGCGCCGGTGCGGCGGGGCAGACCCTGGCCGCCGTCGGCTGGGCTCGCGACCTCCGGCCGAGCGCGTTCTACGGCACGCCCTCGTACGCGCTCCACTTCGCCGAGACGGCACGCCGCGAGGGCATCGACCCCCGGAGTCTCGGCTTCCGCATCCTTTTCTTCTCCGGCGAGCCCGGCGCGGGCATTCCCGCCACGAGGCGGCTCATCGAGGACACCTTCGGCGGCATCTGCGTGGACATGGGCAGCATGGCCGAGATGACGCCGTGGATGACCAACAGCGAGTGCCGGCACCGCACCGGCATGCACCTCTGGCAGGACGTGGTCTACACGCAGGTCTGCGATCCCGAAACGTACGAGCCGGTTCCCTACGGCGAAGAAGGCACGCCGGTCTACACGCACCTCGAGCGCACGTCGCAGCCCATGATCCGCCTCGTCTCGGGTGACCGCACGCGCTGGACGGATGCGCCGTGCCCGTGCGGGCGCACCTACCCGCGCCTCCCGGACGGGCTCTACGGCCGCTTCGACGACATGATCGTCGTCCGCGGCGAGAACGTCTACCCGAGCGCCATCGAGGACACGCTCCGCGCCATCGACGGATTCGGGGGCGAGTTCCAGGTGATCGTCTCGCGCCACGAGGCGATGGACGAGCTCCTCGTGCGCGCGGAAGCCGCGGCCGACTTTGGAGACACGGCAGGGGGCGACACAGCGGGGGGCGACACGGCAGGGGGCGACACGGCACGGCTCGACGCGCTTCGCGCGCTCATGCGCGAGCGCCTGCGGGTGCGCCTCGGCGTTCACCCGGTCGTCGAGCTGGTCCCCCACGGCACCCTGCCCCGGACGGAGTTCAAGGCGCGCCGGGTCATCGACGACCGCGACCTCTATCGCGAGGCACCGGAGAAGAGGGAGGCGTAA
- a CDS encoding methylmalonyl-CoA mutase family protein — MFDSDEIARSAALRAAWEAGELRAFLERQPESRSKYRTLSGLPLKRVYTAEDIKDLRHEDLGLPGQYPYTRGPYPTMYRGRLWTMRQIAGFGTGEDTNGRFRYLIEQGQTGLSVDFDMPTLMGYDSDDPRSLGEVGREGVAVDTLDDVLALFAGVDLEKISVSMTINPTAWILLAMYVALAQSRGCDLNHLSGTVQADILKEYIAQKEWIFPIRPSMRIMRDMIVWSARHMARYNPINISGYHISEAGATSVQEVAFTMANAIAYVEEVTRAGVAVDEFAPRLAFYFVAQNDFFEEIAKFRAARRIYARIMKDRFGATKPESMRLRFHCQTAAATLTRAQPMNNVVRTTLQALSAVLGGAQSLHTNGLDEAYAIPSEEAMKLALRTQQIIAEESRVVAVIDPLGGSYYVEVLTNEIERRVFDILAKVDALGGTVKAIEEGYFQREIADSAYDTARRRASGDQPLIGVNRFVEPAAPVPVPIHKVDAAVEARQVARLQEVRRRRDGAKVAALLDSLEAEAKNPGANLMPVTIEAVKARATLGEIVARLRGLFGAYVEKPVF; from the coding sequence GTGTTCGACAGCGACGAGATCGCGCGGTCCGCGGCGCTGCGCGCGGCGTGGGAGGCGGGCGAGCTGCGGGCGTTCCTCGAGCGCCAGCCGGAGTCCCGAAGCAAGTACCGGACCCTGTCGGGACTGCCGCTCAAGCGCGTCTACACCGCCGAAGACATCAAGGACCTCCGCCACGAGGACCTCGGGCTGCCCGGCCAGTACCCCTACACGCGCGGGCCGTATCCGACCATGTACCGCGGTCGGCTCTGGACCATGCGCCAGATCGCGGGCTTCGGCACGGGCGAGGACACCAACGGCCGCTTCCGCTACCTCATCGAGCAGGGGCAGACGGGGCTCAGCGTGGATTTCGACATGCCGACCCTCATGGGCTACGACTCCGACGACCCGCGCTCGCTGGGCGAGGTCGGGCGCGAGGGCGTAGCCGTGGACACGCTCGACGACGTCCTAGCCCTCTTCGCGGGCGTGGACCTCGAGAAGATCTCGGTGTCCATGACCATCAACCCGACGGCCTGGATCCTGCTCGCCATGTACGTCGCGCTGGCGCAGAGCCGCGGCTGCGACCTGAACCACCTCTCGGGCACCGTCCAGGCCGATATCCTCAAGGAGTACATCGCCCAGAAAGAGTGGATCTTCCCGATCCGCCCGTCCATGCGCATCATGCGCGACATGATCGTGTGGTCGGCCCGTCACATGGCGCGCTACAACCCGATCAACATCAGCGGCTATCACATCTCCGAGGCGGGGGCGACGTCCGTCCAGGAGGTCGCGTTCACCATGGCCAACGCCATCGCCTACGTCGAGGAGGTGACCCGCGCGGGCGTGGCGGTGGACGAGTTCGCGCCGCGGCTGGCCTTCTACTTCGTGGCGCAGAACGACTTCTTCGAGGAGATCGCGAAATTCCGCGCCGCGCGGCGCATCTACGCGCGCATCATGAAAGACCGCTTCGGCGCGACCAAGCCCGAGTCCATGAGGCTGCGCTTCCACTGCCAGACGGCGGCCGCAACCCTGACCCGGGCCCAGCCGATGAACAACGTCGTCCGCACGACGCTCCAGGCGCTCTCCGCCGTGCTCGGCGGGGCGCAGTCGCTGCACACCAATGGGCTCGACGAGGCCTACGCCATCCCCTCCGAAGAGGCGATGAAGCTGGCGCTCCGCACCCAGCAGATCATCGCCGAGGAGAGCCGCGTGGTCGCCGTGATCGACCCCCTGGGCGGCTCCTATTACGTCGAGGTGCTGACGAACGAGATCGAGCGCCGTGTCTTCGACATCCTCGCCAAGGTGGATGCGCTCGGCGGCACCGTCAAGGCCATCGAGGAAGGCTACTTCCAGCGCGAGATCGCGGACTCCGCCTACGACACCGCCCGGCGCCGCGCCTCGGGCGACCAGCCCCTGATCGGCGTCAACCGCTTCGTCGAGCCTGCCGCCCCCGTGCCGGTGCCGATCCACAAGGTGGACGCGGCCGTCGAGGCGCGACAGGTCGCGCGCCTCCAGGAGGTTCGGCGCCGCCGCGACGGCGCCAAGGTCGCAGCGCTGCTCGACAGCCTCGAGGCCGAGGCGAAGAACCCCGGCGCCAACCTGATGCCCGTCACGATCGAGGCCGTCAAGGCGCGCGCAACCCTCGGCGAGATCGTCGCTCGCCTGCGCGGCCTCTTCGGCGCCTACGTCGAGAAGCCCGTCTTCTGA